From the Candidatus Hinthialibacter antarcticus genome, the window TAATACTTTGGAATATTATCATATTAAAGATTTTCACGGCAGAATGTTTGTTTCACGTACGGGCTACACCGGAGAAGACGGTTTCGAGATCATATCCAACAATGATGCAATAGTCGAAATATGGAAAAAAGTTCGTGAAGCAGGGGCGCAACCTGTCGGACTGGGCGCGCGCGATTCGCTGCGGCTTGAGATGGGCTTTCCGCTCTATGGACACGAACTCGAAGAAACCATTTCGCCGCTCGAAGCCGGGCTGAAGCGGGTGGTGCATTTTGATAAAGACGACTTCATCGGCAAGGCCGCGCTGGAAGCGCAGCAAGAAGAAGGCGTTAAACGCCGCCGCATCGCCTTTGTCTTACAAGGCCCCGGCATTCCCCGCCAAGGCTACCCGTTAAGTTACGGCGGCGCGCCCATCGGCGAAGTCACCAGCGGCGGGTTTTCTCCCGTATTGAAAAAGGGATTCGGTTTGGGCCTGGTGGATGCGGACTATGTAAAAACCGAAGATTTGGGCGTTGAAATTCGCGGCAAGGTCGTTTCCGCAAAACGGGTTAAACCGCCGTTTGTCGAAAAACGGGTCAAGGTATAATAACTATCATTCTCAAAAGTAGGATTTTAAAAACGTATGGCTACTGTAATTGATGATTTGAAGTACACCCCTTCGCATGAGTGGGTTCGGGTCGAGGGCGATGAAGCCGTGGTCGGAATCACCGACTTCGCGCAAGAGCAACTCACCGACATCGTCTATGTCGATTACCCCAACCCTGACGGCGAAATCGCCAAAGGCGCCGAGTGCGCCGTGATTGAATCGTGCAAGATCGCCGCCGACCTTTATGCACCCATCAGCGGGACCATCGTTGCGGTCAACCAGGGCCTGCAAGACGTCCCCGGCGACGTGAACACCGATCCGTTCGGCAAAGGCTGGATGGTGCGCATCAAACTGAGCGACCCGTCCGAACTCGACGCCCTCATGGACGCTGCGGCCTACCGCGCTCACATGGAATCGGAAAGCGCGTAAGCCTGCGCTATTTGCATGATCCAAGCCGGTATTTTTTTTCTATTTGAATTGACGCAAAGGAGCGGCAATGGTTTTTATCCCCCATACGCCGGATGAAAAGCAATCCATGCTTGACGCATTGGGTTTGCAGACGGAAGACCAACTCTTCCACATGATTCCCGCGCAGTTGCAAAATCCCGCCATCGAGTTTCCCCCCGCATTGACGGAGTTGGAAATCTCAGAGGTGATGAACGACGCGGCGGCGAACAATCCCGCCAGCCAGTGCGTATCATTTCTGGGCGGCGGCGCCTATGCGCATTTCATCCCGCAGGCGGTCAGCGCCATTATTTCGCGCGGCGACTTCTCGACGGCCTACACGCCCTACCAGCCTGAAGTGAGCCAGGGTACCTTGCAAGCGATTTTTGAATTTCAAACCATGATCTCGCGCCTGACCGGGATGGACGCTTGTAACGCGGGCGTCTACGACGGGGCTTCGGCCTTGGCGGAAGGCGCCCTGATGGCCTGCCGCGCAGTGCGCAAAGACGTGGTGCTGGTTTCGTCGAGCGTGAACCCGCATTACCGCCGCGTGTTGCAGACCTACCTCGACGGCCCGGGCATCGAAGTGATTGAGGTCCCCGCCGCAGACGGTGCAACCGACGTGAACGCATTAAAAGAAGCGCTGAGCGATAAGGTCGCCGCCTTCTTTGTTCAATACCCGAACTACTATGGCGTTGTTGAACCGCTTGAAGACATCGCGGCGGCGCTGCAAGACTCGAAGGCTTTACTGGGCGTATCGGCGAACCCTCACGCCTTGGGCGTGTTGAAGACGCCGGGCGCTTTGGGCGCGGACATCGTCACCGGCGACTTGCAGCCGCTGGGCATTTCGCTTTCGTATGGCGGGCCGTATGCGGGCTATGTCGCCTGCACCGAAAAATACATCCGCCAGCTGCCGGGGCGCTTGGTCGGACAGACCAAAGATGAAGACGGTAAGACCGGATACGTGTTAACGCTGCAAACCCGCGAGCAACATATCCGCCGCGCCAAAGCGACCTCGAATATCTGTACCAACCAGGCGCTGTGCGCGTTGGCGGCGACGGTTTATCTTGCGCTGATGGGCCCCAAAGGCCTGCGCGACGCCGCAACTTTGAGCGTCAAAAAAGCCCACGCGCTGCAACAGGCGTTGTGTGAAATCGAAGGCGTATCGTTAGAATACAGCCAGCCGTTCTTTCATGAATTCGCGCTGCGGCTTCCAGTTCCAGCCAGGCAATTCATTGAAGCCGCCAAACAACGCGGCTTGTTGCCGGGCATTGCGATACAAGACGACGCCAAGCTGCTGTTGGTTTGCGCGACCGAACTGACCAAGACATCCGACATTGATCTCTATAAAACAATATTGACCGAAGCGCTGCAACCGACGGTTGCCTAACGCGCACATTGAGGACGCTCTATGCCATTAGACGCATTTGAACCCACGCTATTTGAACTCAGCAGCGAAAACGAAGGCCGTTCGTGGCTGCCGCAAGACGACGGCGCCGAACTCGACGCGCTGCTGCCCACGCAATGTTTGAACGCCGACATGCCGTCGCTGCCGATTGTGGCGGAACTCGACGTGGTGCGCCATTTCACCAAACTGTCGCGGCGCAATTTTTGCATCGAGAGCGGTTTCTACCCGCTGGGTTCCTGTACCATGAAATACAACCCCAAGATTTGCGATTCGCTGGCGAGTCTACCCGGTTTTGCCAATCTTCACCCGCAGGCCGACGCTGACATGGCGCAAGGCACGCTGGGGCTGATGGACGATATCTCAGACTTTCTCGAGCAACTATCGGGCATGGACAAAGTGACCACCAACCCCTGCGCGGGGGCGCACGGCGAGTTTTGCGGCATGTTGCTGGTACGCGCCTATCACCGCGACCAGGGGTCTGACCGCGACACGGTGTTGGTTCCTGACTCGGCCCACGGCACCAACCCCGCCACCGCCGCGATGGTGGGTTACAAAACGCTCGAAGTGAAATCCAACGCTGAAGGCTGCGTTGATCTCGACGACCTCAAGAGCAAACTCAACGACAACGTCGCGGC encodes:
- the gcvH gene encoding glycine cleavage system protein GcvH — translated: MATVIDDLKYTPSHEWVRVEGDEAVVGITDFAQEQLTDIVYVDYPNPDGEIAKGAECAVIESCKIAADLYAPISGTIVAVNQGLQDVPGDVNTDPFGKGWMVRIKLSDPSELDALMDAAAYRAHMESESA
- the gcvPA gene encoding aminomethyl-transferring glycine dehydrogenase subunit GcvPA, with the translated sequence MVFIPHTPDEKQSMLDALGLQTEDQLFHMIPAQLQNPAIEFPPALTELEISEVMNDAAANNPASQCVSFLGGGAYAHFIPQAVSAIISRGDFSTAYTPYQPEVSQGTLQAIFEFQTMISRLTGMDACNAGVYDGASALAEGALMACRAVRKDVVLVSSSVNPHYRRVLQTYLDGPGIEVIEVPAADGATDVNALKEALSDKVAAFFVQYPNYYGVVEPLEDIAAALQDSKALLGVSANPHALGVLKTPGALGADIVTGDLQPLGISLSYGGPYAGYVACTEKYIRQLPGRLVGQTKDEDGKTGYVLTLQTREQHIRRAKATSNICTNQALCALAATVYLALMGPKGLRDAATLSVKKAHALQQALCEIEGVSLEYSQPFFHEFALRLPVPARQFIEAAKQRGLLPGIAIQDDAKLLLVCATELTKTSDIDLYKTILTEALQPTVA
- the gcvT gene encoding glycine cleavage system aminomethyltransferase GcvT encodes the protein MTLQTALHQLHESEGARLVDFAGWHMPLQYASITAEHGFVRESAGVFDVGHMGRFFVSGPKAADALARVTVSRIHDMEIGQTRYTLVCNHAGGARDDILVNRIGDENFLVVVNASNREKLWQWFSSHFEPEVEFVDKTLETGMIAVQGPNAEEIIINTLGAGFNTLEYYHIKDFHGRMFVSRTGYTGEDGFEIISNNDAIVEIWKKVREAGAQPVGLGARDSLRLEMGFPLYGHELEETISPLEAGLKRVVHFDKDDFIGKAALEAQQEEGVKRRRIAFVLQGPGIPRQGYPLSYGGAPIGEVTSGGFSPVLKKGFGLGLVDADYVKTEDLGVEIRGKVVSAKRVKPPFVEKRVKV